In Phaeobacter gallaeciensis DSM 26640, a genomic segment contains:
- a CDS encoding RsmB/NOP family class I SAM-dependent RNA methyltransferase has product MSNASQARRRAIHLLDQVLGEGKLLSECYAAGALDKLPAEDRARSQRLATDTLRNLERADRILQKHLKKSTPLTVHNALRIGTVELCQGGAAHGVVNEMVDIIARHRRHGKLKGLVNAVLRKVADQGPAEWAKLRVPRLPKWLRSPLSQAWGAAAMLQIEAAHLAGAPLNLTAKPGADLSALEALRLPTGSYRIHGSVQVSGLPGFETGDWWVQDAAAALPAQLLNAQPGESVLDLCAAPGGKTMQIAATGANVTAVDQSAGRMARLSENLDRTNLSATVIVGDALEQTGQYDGVLLDAPCSATGTIRRHPDLPHAKDGSGFGALIELQAQMLAHAWSLVKPGGRLIYCTCSLLPDEGECQVEDALEMFPDMSVGDRIHEVEGIDPDWITEEGGLRLRPDYWSELGGMDGFYMAELRKSV; this is encoded by the coding sequence ATGTCCAATGCAAGCCAAGCCCGCCGCCGCGCCATTCACCTGCTGGATCAGGTGCTGGGGGAGGGTAAGCTGCTGTCTGAGTGCTATGCGGCGGGGGCCTTGGATAAATTGCCTGCGGAGGACCGCGCCCGCAGCCAGCGACTCGCAACAGACACGCTGCGCAATTTGGAGCGCGCGGATCGGATCTTGCAAAAACACCTGAAGAAATCGACGCCGCTGACCGTACATAACGCTCTGCGCATCGGCACGGTTGAGCTGTGTCAGGGCGGGGCCGCACATGGTGTGGTGAATGAGATGGTGGACATCATCGCGCGTCACCGCCGCCACGGTAAACTGAAGGGGTTGGTCAACGCGGTTCTGCGCAAGGTGGCGGATCAGGGGCCTGCTGAATGGGCCAAGCTGCGGGTCCCGCGCCTGCCGAAATGGCTGCGCAGCCCGCTGTCGCAGGCCTGGGGCGCAGCTGCGATGCTGCAGATCGAGGCTGCCCATCTCGCAGGCGCGCCGCTGAATCTGACAGCAAAACCCGGCGCGGATCTGTCGGCGCTGGAGGCGCTGCGTCTGCCGACCGGCTCGTATCGTATCCACGGGTCGGTTCAGGTCTCTGGCCTGCCGGGCTTTGAGACCGGTGACTGGTGGGTACAGGATGCCGCCGCCGCGCTACCGGCACAGCTTTTGAATGCGCAACCAGGCGAATCGGTCCTGGATCTCTGTGCGGCGCCAGGGGGTAAGACGATGCAGATCGCTGCCACCGGCGCGAATGTGACGGCCGTGGATCAATCCGCTGGTCGGATGGCGCGGCTGTCGGAGAACCTTGACCGGACCAACCTCAGCGCCACGGTGATTGTCGGTGATGCGCTGGAACAGACCGGCCAATATGATGGGGTCCTGCTGGATGCGCCGTGTTCTGCCACGGGCACGATTCGCCGTCACCCGGACCTGCCTCATGCCAAGGATGGCAGTGGCTTTGGCGCGCTGATTGAATTGCAGGCACAGATGCTTGCCCATGCCTGGAGCCTGGTGAAACCGGGTGGACGGTTGATTTACTGTACCTGTTCGCTGTTGCCCGATGAGGGCGAATGTCAGGTTGAAGATGCGCTTGAGATGTTTCCCGATATGTCGGTCGGCGATCGGATCCACGAGGTCGAGGGCATCGATCCTGATTGGATCACAGAAGAAGGCGGGCTGCGGCTGCGGCCTGATTATTGGTCCGAATTGGGCGGTATGGACGGGTTCTACATGGCTGAGCTGCGCAAGTCGGTCTGA
- the rbfA gene encoding 30S ribosome-binding factor RbfA — MAKNKLHEGSGPSQRQLRVGELIRRALSEIFARGDLHDPELNRLSITVGEVRTSPDLRIATAYVLPLGGKGQEDTLKLMARNKGELRRMIGKKLALKFTPELRFQLDDTFDRMDDTRRMLSQDAVRRDIGE; from the coding sequence ATGGCTAAGAACAAACTCCACGAGGGCTCAGGGCCCTCACAACGTCAGCTCCGCGTCGGCGAATTGATTCGCCGCGCCCTGTCCGAAATTTTTGCACGCGGTGATCTGCATGATCCCGAATTGAACCGACTGTCGATCACTGTCGGCGAGGTTCGCACTTCGCCCGATCTGCGCATTGCCACCGCTTACGTTCTGCCACTTGGTGGCAAGGGGCAGGAAGACACGCTCAAACTGATGGCCCGCAACAAGGGCGAACTGCGTCGGATGATCGGCAAGAAGCTGGCGCTGAAGTTCACGCCGGAACTGCGGTTCCAGCTGGATGACACCTTTGACCGGATGGATGACACCCGCCGGATGCTGTCGCAGGACGCGGTGCGCCGCGATATCGGCGAGTGA
- the purH gene encoding bifunctional phosphoribosylaminoimidazolecarboxamide formyltransferase/IMP cyclohydrolase: MTDLHPVRRALLSVSDKTGLIDLGKALAARGVELLSTGGTAKALRDAGLTVKDVSEITGFPEMMDGRVKTLHPMVHGGLLALRDNDTHVAAMDEHGIGAIDLLVVNLYPFEETMAMGADYDTCIENIDIGGPAMIRAASKNHLFVNVVVDVEDYEPLLAELDRNDGQTSYGFRQWLAQNAYARTAAYDAAVSNWMAGALNLEAPRRRAVAGQLAQTLRYGENPHQQAAFYLDGSARAGVATAQQVQGKELSYNNINDTDAAFELVSEFAPADGPAVAIIKHANPCGVARGTMLKDAYQKAFDCDRTSAFGGIVALNQPLDGETAQEIVQIFTEVVIAPGASDEAKAIFAAKKNLRLLLTDGVPNPQDTGLTTRQVSGGMLVQDKDVGHRAMDDLKVVTEKAPTDEQMQDLLFAWKVAKHVKSNAIVYVKSGQTVGVGAGQMSRLDSATIAGIKAQRMADALELPESLAKGSAVASDAFFPFADGLLEAAANGATCVIQPGGSMRDDEVIKAANEAGLAMVFTGMRHFRH, encoded by the coding sequence ATGACCGACCTTCACCCCGTACGCCGTGCGTTGCTTTCCGTATCCGACAAGACCGGGTTGATCGACCTTGGTAAGGCCTTGGCCGCACGCGGCGTTGAGCTGCTCTCGACCGGCGGGACCGCCAAGGCGCTGCGCGACGCAGGGCTGACCGTCAAGGATGTTTCCGAGATCACCGGCTTTCCGGAAATGATGGATGGCCGGGTTAAGACCCTGCATCCGATGGTGCATGGCGGGCTTCTGGCGCTGCGCGACAACGATACCCATGTCGCAGCAATGGATGAGCATGGCATCGGCGCCATCGATCTGCTGGTCGTGAACCTCTACCCATTTGAGGAAACCATGGCCATGGGTGCCGACTACGACACCTGCATTGAGAACATTGATATTGGCGGTCCCGCGATGATCCGTGCGGCGTCCAAGAACCACCTGTTCGTGAACGTTGTGGTGGATGTCGAAGACTACGAACCGCTGCTGGCAGAGCTGGATCGCAATGATGGCCAGACCTCCTACGGCTTCCGTCAGTGGTTGGCGCAGAACGCCTACGCCCGCACTGCCGCATATGACGCTGCAGTTTCAAACTGGATGGCGGGCGCATTGAACCTTGAGGCGCCGCGCCGCCGCGCAGTGGCGGGACAGTTGGCGCAGACGCTGCGCTATGGTGAAAATCCGCATCAGCAGGCGGCCTTTTATCTGGATGGCTCCGCGCGTGCAGGTGTGGCCACGGCCCAGCAGGTGCAGGGCAAGGAATTGTCCTACAACAATATCAACGACACCGATGCGGCGTTTGAACTGGTCAGCGAGTTTGCACCCGCTGATGGCCCAGCCGTGGCGATCATCAAACACGCCAACCCCTGTGGTGTTGCCCGTGGCACAATGCTGAAAGATGCGTACCAAAAGGCCTTCGACTGCGATCGCACCTCTGCCTTTGGCGGGATTGTGGCCCTGAACCAACCGCTGGACGGCGAAACCGCGCAAGAGATCGTGCAGATCTTCACCGAAGTCGTCATCGCCCCCGGTGCCTCGGATGAGGCAAAGGCGATTTTTGCCGCCAAGAAGAATCTGCGTCTGTTGCTGACCGATGGTGTGCCCAATCCGCAGGACACAGGTCTGACCACCCGTCAGGTGTCGGGCGGTATGTTGGTGCAGGACAAGGACGTCGGTCACCGCGCCATGGATGACCTGAAGGTGGTCACTGAAAAGGCCCCGACGGATGAGCAGATGCAGGATTTGTTGTTTGCCTGGAAGGTTGCAAAACACGTGAAATCCAATGCGATCGTCTATGTCAAATCCGGCCAGACCGTTGGTGTCGGCGCCGGCCAGATGAGCCGCCTGGACAGTGCTACCATCGCAGGCATCAAAGCGCAGCGGATGGCTGATGCGCTGGAATTGCCCGAAAGCTTGGCAAAAGGGTCTGCGGTTGCTTCCGATGCGTTCTTCCCCTTTGCGGACGGTCTCCTGGAAGCTGCGGCGAACGGTGCAACCTGTGTGATTCAGCCCGGTGGATCCATGCGCGATGATGAGGTCATCAAGGCCGCCAATGAGGCAGGTCTGGCAATGGTCTTCACCGGCATGCGCCATTTCCGCCACTAA
- the dapB gene encoding 4-hydroxy-tetrahydrodipicolinate reductase: MAASSTDTPGIVITGASGRMGQMLIKTIADHPRAQLVGAVERAGHDWVGQDVGLAMGGSDIGVTVTDDAAAAFAKAQAVIDFTSPEATIAFAGLAAEAGIVHVIGTTGMSDAQIAQLEPASRQSVQMRAGNMSLGVNLLVQLTKKVAAALDEDFDIEVIEAHHHHKVDAPSGTALMLGEAAAEGRGVALSDVSDSGRDGITGARKRGDIGFSAIRGGDIVGEHDVLFAGQGERIVLRHLATDRAIFARGAIKAALWGQDREPGQYDMLDVLGL, from the coding sequence ATGGCAGCTTCCAGCACGGATACACCCGGCATCGTGATCACCGGCGCTTCCGGGCGCATGGGGCAGATGCTGATCAAGACGATTGCGGATCATCCCCGCGCGCAACTGGTCGGCGCGGTGGAGCGGGCGGGCCACGATTGGGTCGGTCAGGATGTAGGGCTGGCTATGGGCGGCTCTGACATCGGCGTGACAGTGACCGACGATGCCGCTGCTGCCTTTGCCAAGGCGCAGGCCGTGATCGACTTCACCAGCCCAGAGGCGACTATTGCCTTTGCCGGGTTGGCGGCCGAGGCCGGTATTGTTCATGTTATTGGCACCACCGGGATGAGCGACGCACAGATCGCTCAGCTGGAACCAGCCTCGCGTCAGTCGGTGCAGATGCGCGCTGGCAACATGAGCCTTGGCGTGAACCTGCTGGTCCAGTTGACCAAGAAGGTCGCCGCCGCCCTTGATGAGGATTTTGATATCGAAGTGATTGAGGCGCATCACCATCACAAAGTCGACGCCCCCTCCGGCACCGCGCTGATGTTGGGTGAAGCCGCCGCTGAGGGGCGTGGCGTAGCGCTTTCAGATGTCAGTGACAGCGGGCGCGACGGCATAACCGGGGCGCGCAAACGCGGTGATATCGGTTTCAGTGCCATTCGGGGTGGCGATATCGTCGGGGAACATGACGTCCTGTTTGCCGGTCAGGGAGAGCGTATCGTCCTGCGCCATCTGGCAACCGATCGCGCGATCTTTGCCCGTGGCGCGATCAAGGCGGCACTGTGGGGGCAGGATAGGGAGCCAGGCCAATACGATATGCTGGACGTGCTGGGGCTCTGA
- a CDS encoding DUF3035 domain-containing protein produces MRIPFGVIVLMGALAVSACGQKGLRDLRPAGTGPDEFMVLPAKPLAEPTSYQTLPQPTPGAANLTDRNPKGEAVAVLGGNPAALVPGEGIPASDGALVTAASRYGVDPEVRADLAAQDAKKRKRENRTARFKLFPVDRYQEAYKREAIAPDVVSERYRRAGFETPSAPPAE; encoded by the coding sequence ATGCGGATCCCTTTTGGTGTGATTGTTCTGATGGGCGCGCTGGCCGTATCTGCCTGCGGGCAAAAAGGGCTGCGCGATCTGCGCCCTGCTGGAACCGGCCCGGATGAGTTCATGGTCTTGCCTGCCAAGCCACTGGCCGAACCGACCAGCTATCAGACATTGCCGCAGCCGACACCCGGCGCCGCCAATCTGACCGACCGCAACCCCAAGGGTGAAGCCGTGGCCGTGCTGGGGGGCAACCCCGCCGCACTGGTCCCCGGCGAAGGTATCCCTGCCAGCGATGGTGCCTTGGTAACCGCTGCCAGCCGCTATGGTGTCGACCCCGAGGTGCGCGCAGATCTCGCGGCGCAGGATGCGAAAAAGCGCAAGCGGGAAAACCGCACCGCACGGTTCAAATTGTTCCCGGTCGATCGCTATCAGGAGGCTTACAAACGTGAAGCCATCGCGCCGGATGTGGTGAGCGAACGGTACCGTCGGGCGGGCTTCGAGACACCGTCAGCCCCACCGGCAGAGTAA
- a CDS encoding phosphodiester glycosidase family protein: protein MALALWAAPAAAVDCRDIAYDDNRYTICEVNVAEDELRLFLKNDAGEVYGHFSTIESDLEAKGQSLPFATNAGMYHRDRSPVGLYRDGDDEEMRLITSPGPGNFGLLPNGVLCIGAARTDVIETLTFAETKPQCRYATQSGPMLVIDGALHPRFLPDSTSYFIRNGVGTSADGQRVVFAISRNAVTFHQFGSLFRDHLKLPSALYFDGNISRLHAPQINRSDAGFMMGPVVGVVADGTKSDAATN, encoded by the coding sequence ATGGCGCTGGCCCTCTGGGCCGCGCCTGCTGCAGCGGTGGACTGCCGCGACATCGCCTATGACGACAACCGCTACACGATCTGCGAGGTCAACGTCGCCGAGGATGAGTTGCGCCTGTTTCTGAAAAACGACGCGGGCGAAGTCTACGGGCATTTCTCCACCATCGAAAGCGATCTGGAAGCCAAGGGGCAGAGTCTGCCCTTTGCGACAAATGCCGGTATGTACCATCGCGACCGTTCTCCTGTCGGATTGTATCGGGACGGCGACGACGAGGAGATGCGGCTGATCACATCCCCCGGTCCGGGCAATTTCGGACTGCTGCCCAATGGAGTGCTATGTATCGGCGCTGCCCGCACGGATGTGATCGAAACACTGACCTTTGCTGAGACCAAACCACAGTGCCGCTATGCCACGCAATCCGGTCCAATGCTGGTGATCGATGGCGCGTTGCATCCGCGGTTTCTGCCGGACTCGACCTCGTATTTCATTCGCAACGGCGTCGGCACCAGCGCCGACGGCCAGCGCGTGGTCTTTGCCATCTCGCGGAACGCTGTGACGTTTCACCAGTTTGGCAGCCTGTTCCGGGACCATCTGAAGCTGCCAAGTGCGCTCTATTTTGATGGCAATATTTCGCGGCTCCACGCGCCGCAGATCAACCGCAGCGATGCCGGCTTCATGATGGGACCGGTGGTAGGCGTGGTGGCTGACGGCACCAAGAGCGACGCGGCGACCAACTGA
- a CDS encoding heparinase II/III family protein, translating to MSRYDRMARRGTRLLNRFYARRARRQPGATTFVSQPEPRTIGSFARGRQLVAGNLLFAGYLVESPTTILWDVVAPDLAFDAERHGFAWLDDLAAVGDFRAREKAQLWVWGWIDTHGQGSGPGWSPDLTGRRVIRWINHALFLLAARTAEQSDAFFGALSRQTWFLSRRWQGASPGLPRFEALTGLIYAGLALKGHEDQVDPALKALSEECASQIDDQGGLPTRNPEELLEVFTLLTWAAAALQDAGRGVPPAQLAAIERIAPTLRTLRHADGGLARFHGGGRGLEGRLDHALAASHVTTRHADGLAMGYARLSGRRTSVIIDASVPPKGRASWNGHASTLAFELTSGRRPLIVNCGSGETFGVEWRRAGRATPSHSTLCIEGHSSARLSPPERGSGHEIMTEAPDTVPLDISDLEDGYRFQGGHNGYERHFGLTHARTLELAVDGRGLAVEDMLLALDTRNKRRFDKAMDAHSLSGIGFEIRLHLHPDVDAALDLGGAAVSMALKSGEIWVFRHDGTCELKLEPSVYLEKTRLKPRAAKQIVLSGRAMDYATRIRWTLSKAQETAVAVRDLNRDDPALTD from the coding sequence ATGTCCCGATACGATAGAATGGCGCGGCGCGGCACCCGCCTGTTGAACCGCTTTTACGCACGGCGCGCACGACGGCAGCCCGGCGCTACCACCTTTGTGTCGCAGCCTGAGCCGCGCACCATCGGGAGCTTTGCCCGTGGTCGTCAGCTGGTGGCCGGTAATCTCCTGTTTGCGGGGTACCTCGTCGAATCACCCACCACGATACTTTGGGATGTGGTGGCGCCTGATCTTGCCTTTGATGCAGAACGGCATGGGTTTGCCTGGCTGGATGATCTAGCCGCTGTCGGTGATTTCCGCGCCCGAGAAAAGGCGCAACTCTGGGTTTGGGGCTGGATCGATACCCATGGCCAGGGCAGCGGGCCGGGCTGGTCACCAGATCTGACCGGGCGTCGGGTCATCCGCTGGATCAATCACGCGCTGTTCCTGCTGGCAGCCCGTACCGCCGAACAATCGGATGCGTTTTTCGGAGCCTTGTCACGCCAGACATGGTTTCTCTCTCGGCGTTGGCAAGGGGCCTCTCCCGGATTGCCACGCTTTGAGGCGCTCACCGGTTTGATCTATGCGGGCCTTGCTCTCAAAGGGCATGAAGATCAGGTTGATCCCGCGCTAAAGGCCTTGTCCGAGGAATGCGCCAGTCAGATCGACGATCAGGGCGGGCTGCCCACTCGCAATCCTGAGGAATTGCTGGAAGTCTTCACCCTGCTAACCTGGGCGGCAGCGGCATTGCAGGATGCCGGACGGGGTGTCCCGCCCGCCCAACTCGCCGCCATTGAACGCATCGCACCGACCCTGCGTACATTGCGTCACGCGGATGGCGGCCTGGCGCGGTTCCACGGCGGTGGTCGCGGGCTTGAGGGGCGGCTGGATCATGCACTTGCCGCAAGCCACGTCACTACGCGCCATGCTGATGGTCTTGCGATGGGCTATGCTCGTCTCTCTGGGCGGCGCACCTCTGTGATTATTGATGCCTCCGTGCCGCCCAAAGGGCGCGCCTCATGGAACGGTCATGCTTCGACCCTCGCGTTTGAGTTGACCTCCGGTCGTCGTCCCCTGATCGTCAACTGCGGTTCGGGCGAAACCTTTGGCGTTGAATGGCGTCGCGCAGGTCGAGCCACACCGTCGCATTCTACCCTTTGTATTGAGGGCCATTCCAGCGCCCGTCTGTCGCCCCCGGAACGCGGCAGTGGCCATGAGATCATGACAGAGGCCCCGGATACTGTGCCGCTGGATATTTCTGATCTGGAGGATGGCTATCGCTTTCAGGGTGGCCACAACGGGTATGAACGCCATTTCGGCCTGACCCATGCCCGTACGCTGGAGCTGGCGGTGGATGGGCGTGGCTTGGCCGTTGAGGACATGCTTCTGGCGCTGGATACCCGCAACAAGCGGCGCTTTGACAAGGCGATGGATGCCCATTCCTTAAGCGGTATCGGCTTTGAGATCCGCCTGCATCTCCACCCGGATGTGGATGCAGCCCTTGACTTGGGGGGCGCAGCAGTATCCATGGCGCTCAAGAGCGGGGAGATCTGGGTGTTCCGCCACGACGGAACCTGCGAATTGAAGCTGGAACCCAGCGTGTACCTGGAAAAAACCCGCTTGAAGCCGCGTGCGGCAAAACAGATCGTTCTCTCCGGGCGGGCAATGGACTATGCCACGCGCATCCGGTGGACGCTCAGTAAGGCGCAGGAAACTGCCGTTGCCGTGCGAGACCTGAACCGGGATGACCCCGCGCTAACTGACTGA
- a CDS encoding DUF1674 domain-containing protein — MSDADKTEITPALPPAAQRALAEAAERRKAAEAEAANRPVELGGRDGPDPARYGDWEKKGIAIDF; from the coding sequence ATGAGTGACGCTGACAAAACCGAGATCACACCCGCGCTACCACCCGCCGCGCAGCGCGCGCTTGCGGAAGCCGCTGAGCGCCGCAAGGCCGCTGAGGCCGAAGCCGCCAATCGCCCAGTAGAGCTGGGTGGCCGCGATGGCCCCGATCCCGCGCGCTATGGCGATTGGGAGAAAAAAGGCATCGCCATCGATTTCTGA
- a CDS encoding M16 family metallopeptidase: protein MIPPLKPMIRRVTGAAAFVAAMMAMEASGFSAGTFVRSAQAQDATTQSDANDLVSSFVLDNGMQVVVIEDHRAPVVQHMVWYRAGSADEPVGQSGVAHFLEHLLFKATDTLEAGELSATVAANGGRDNAFTSYDYTAYFQRVAADRLGLMMQMESDRMVNIRLTEQDIETEREVILEERNQRTDSEPRALFREQLNAAQYLNHRYGQPIIGWRHEMEELDMADALSFYGTYYAPNNAILVVSGDVDPGEVRRLAEETYGKIPANPDLPERLRSKEPPQTAARRIVFKDARVAQPFVQRSYLAPERDSGAQERAAALYLLAELLGGGSTSYLTNALQFDQQVAVYTGVFYSDVSLDDTTFDFLVVPGADVSLEEAEAALDATFARFLEEGVDEAQLERIKLQLRAAEIYARDNVDGIANRYGRALASGLTVEDVQAWPRILQSITADEIIAVAREVLRPEVSVTGWMMRDEEVSQ, encoded by the coding sequence ATGATCCCCCCTCTGAAACCTATGATCCGACGGGTCACCGGGGCAGCTGCGTTTGTCGCAGCCATGATGGCCATGGAAGCATCGGGATTCTCCGCTGGCACGTTTGTTCGCAGCGCACAGGCGCAGGATGCGACAACGCAGAGCGACGCCAATGATCTGGTGTCCAGCTTCGTTCTGGATAACGGCATGCAGGTGGTGGTGATCGAAGATCACCGCGCGCCTGTCGTGCAGCATATGGTCTGGTACCGGGCTGGTTCCGCTGACGAACCTGTCGGCCAGTCCGGCGTTGCGCATTTCCTTGAACATTTGCTCTTCAAGGCGACCGATACGCTGGAGGCAGGGGAACTTTCGGCCACGGTTGCTGCAAACGGCGGCCGGGACAACGCCTTTACCAGCTATGACTACACGGCGTATTTCCAGCGTGTTGCGGCGGACCGCCTAGGGCTGATGATGCAGATGGAAAGCGACCGAATGGTCAATATCCGCCTGACGGAGCAGGATATCGAGACCGAGCGTGAGGTCATCCTCGAGGAGCGCAACCAGCGCACCGACAGTGAGCCGCGGGCGTTGTTTCGTGAGCAGTTGAACGCGGCGCAATACCTCAACCATCGGTATGGCCAGCCCATTATTGGCTGGCGTCACGAGATGGAAGAGCTGGATATGGCGGACGCGCTTTCCTTCTACGGCACCTATTACGCGCCGAATAATGCTATTCTGGTTGTCTCAGGTGACGTTGATCCGGGGGAGGTGCGTCGCCTTGCCGAGGAAACCTATGGTAAAATCCCGGCCAACCCTGACCTTCCCGAACGGCTCCGCAGCAAGGAGCCGCCGCAGACCGCTGCCCGGCGCATTGTCTTCAAGGACGCCCGCGTAGCGCAGCCGTTTGTCCAGCGCTCTTACCTGGCACCGGAACGCGACAGTGGCGCGCAGGAACGTGCGGCAGCGCTTTATCTTCTGGCGGAGCTTCTGGGCGGTGGCAGCACCTCTTACCTGACCAACGCGTTGCAGTTCGATCAGCAGGTGGCGGTCTACACCGGGGTATTCTACTCGGATGTGTCGCTTGACGATACCACCTTCGATTTTCTGGTCGTGCCCGGGGCGGATGTCAGTCTTGAAGAGGCCGAGGCCGCGCTGGATGCAACCTTCGCCCGATTTTTGGAAGAGGGCGTGGACGAGGCGCAGCTGGAGCGGATCAAACTGCAACTGCGGGCCGCAGAAATCTACGCCCGCGACAATGTCGATGGGATCGCCAACCGCTACGGGCGGGCGCTGGCGTCGGGTCTGACGGTTGAGGATGTGCAGGCCTGGCCGCGTATCCTGCAATCGATCACCGCAGATGAGATTATCGCCGTCGCCCGCGAGGTGCTGCGACCGGAGGTTTCGGTCACCGGCTGGATGATGCGAGACGAAGAGGTAAGCCAATGA
- the lspA gene encoding signal peptidase II codes for MRAKVMIWAAILALLTDQVSKYLVVRVMDVANRGGIDVLAPLLRFRYGENTGINFGLFGGGTDTTRWVLIGLSLVICVVLVIWIARLPANARMMQLSAGLVIGGALGNVVDRLLYGYVLDFLNMSCCGINNPFVFNVADIFIFAGAAGLILFDGRQKNPA; via the coding sequence ATGCGAGCCAAAGTGATGATCTGGGCCGCGATACTGGCGCTGCTTACCGATCAGGTCAGCAAATATCTGGTGGTGCGGGTCATGGATGTGGCCAATCGTGGTGGCATTGATGTGCTGGCACCGCTGCTGCGGTTTCGCTATGGCGAGAATACGGGCATCAACTTCGGCCTGTTCGGCGGTGGCACTGATACCACGCGATGGGTTCTCATCGGTCTATCACTTGTGATCTGCGTGGTGCTGGTGATCTGGATCGCGCGCCTGCCCGCCAATGCGCGCATGATGCAGCTTTCAGCCGGTCTGGTGATCGGAGGCGCGCTTGGCAATGTGGTGGACAGACTGCTTTACGGCTATGTGCTGGACTTCCTCAATATGTCCTGCTGCGGTATCAACAATCCCTTTGTCTTCAACGTTGCGGACATCTTCATCTTTGCCGGTGCGGCCGGCTTGATCCTATTTGACGGGCGGCAGAAAAACCCTGCGTGA
- a CDS encoding putative quinol monooxygenase, whose translation MIIEIRRYRLHPGKREAFIEVFERVNRPALRDAGMLVFGPMRDLEDPDTVHWMRAFATLSDRERIKDDFYDGPVWLKEVEPVVMPLIAHFEASVVETTEEFETFSGAASLL comes from the coding sequence ATGATCATCGAGATCCGCCGATACAGGCTGCACCCCGGCAAACGCGAAGCCTTTATTGAGGTCTTTGAACGGGTGAACAGACCAGCATTGCGCGACGCGGGCATGCTGGTTTTTGGCCCGATGCGCGATCTGGAGGATCCGGACACCGTCCATTGGATGCGCGCCTTTGCAACGCTATCGGACCGCGAACGCATCAAGGATGACTTCTACGATGGTCCTGTCTGGCTGAAAGAAGTGGAACCGGTGGTGATGCCATTGATCGCTCATTTCGAAGCTTCAGTGGTGGAAACCACCGAAGAGTTCGAGACGTTCAGCGGCGCAGCATCCCTGCTCTGA
- the truB gene encoding tRNA pseudouridine(55) synthase TruB — protein sequence MGRKRKGRDISGWLVVDKPAGLTSTAVVNKVRWAFDAKKAGHAGTLDPEATGVLAVALGEATKTVPYITDALKAYTFTVRLGQATNTDDAEGEVIASSDTRPSDEDIVAALPQFLGDIMQVPPKFSAVKIDGQRAYKLARDGEDIELAARPLWVEELILVDRPDADHVVLEMTCGKGGYVRSIARDLGAALGCYGHVKCLRRIWSGPFDAEDGISLETLDEMAKSPDLDGFLRPLEEGLADLPQLICTPEGAAKLRNGNPGMVLASDVEYGEEAWASLEGQAVAVGHYKAGELHPSRVFVR from the coding sequence ATGGGACGCAAACGCAAAGGGCGCGATATTTCCGGCTGGCTGGTGGTCGACAAGCCTGCGGGGCTGACGTCCACTGCGGTTGTCAATAAGGTCCGCTGGGCCTTTGATGCCAAGAAGGCAGGCCATGCCGGCACGCTGGACCCCGAAGCAACCGGCGTTCTGGCAGTCGCTTTGGGCGAAGCCACCAAGACTGTGCCTTATATCACCGATGCGCTGAAGGCCTACACTTTCACTGTGCGGCTCGGTCAGGCGACCAATACCGATGACGCCGAAGGCGAAGTGATCGCCAGCAGCGATACACGGCCAAGTGATGAGGACATCGTGGCGGCGCTGCCGCAATTCCTTGGTGATATCATGCAGGTACCACCAAAATTCTCAGCGGTGAAAATCGACGGCCAGCGTGCCTATAAGCTGGCGCGCGATGGTGAAGACATCGAACTGGCCGCCCGCCCGTTGTGGGTTGAGGAACTGATCCTAGTGGATCGTCCTGACGCTGACCATGTCGTGTTGGAAATGACCTGCGGCAAAGGCGGCTATGTGCGGTCCATCGCCCGGGATCTGGGCGCGGCCCTTGGGTGTTACGGCCATGTCAAATGCTTGCGCCGGATCTGGTCGGGGCCGTTTGACGCCGAGGATGGTATCAGCCTGGAAACACTGGACGAGATGGCCAAATCGCCGGATCTGGACGGTTTTTTGCGCCCGCTTGAGGAAGGGCTTGCCGATCTGCCCCAGCTGATCTGCACCCCCGAAGGTGCGGCGAAACTGCGCAACGGCAACCCGGGCATGGTGCTCGCCTCCGATGTTGAATACGGCGAAGAGGCCTGGGCCTCGCTGGAGGGTCAGGCCGTCGCAGTCGGCCACTACAAAGCCGGTGAGTTGCATCCCAGCCGCGTCTTTGTGCGCTAG